The genome window GAAgcattgcttcttcttttttaatgagaACGACATACCAAGTAGACAACAGGATATAAATTCTATTTCTGTTTGGATGGAGAAGATAGTAGGAATATATGCCTGTGGAATGCAAGAATTCCCTGAGTCAAATGGTTATCAACCTGTGGGTGGCGACCTCCAGAGGTCATATAGcagatatccttcatatcagatatttacattgtgacccataacagtggcaaaattacagatatgaaatagcaatgagaCAGTTTTATGATTGCGGGTCACCAAAAAatgaggagctatattaaagggtcacagaattagggaggttgagaaccactgctctgagtTGAAGCTACAGGGATAGGTAGGGATAGGTATCTTTGCAGTCTTTAGCTGTGGGATGCGATTATTTTGAAGATGGGACATGTTTGGCAACTGCTAGCCTGAGTTGCCATTAACTATGTCCTTCTGTGAGGGCAGACTCTGGGGTTGGCTGCCTCTTGGCCTTGCATAGTAATACACCATCATTCCACCCTGTCTGTGCTCTGCAGATCCTCACGAGAGACTCTGTGACCACCCAAGTGGATGGAGTCGTCTATTACAGAATCTACAGTGCTGTCTCAGCCGTGGCCAATGTGAACGACGTTCACCAGGCCACGTTTCTGCTGGCTCAGACTACTCTGAGAAATGTCTTAGGGACACAGACCTTGTCCCAGATCTTGTCTGGGCGAGAAGAGATCGCACATAGCATCCAGGTAAAGACCTCAGTACTAAGAGCCCACATCTTGAGTTCCCTCACCCCAAGTCAGTGACTACCACTATCCATACTGTAGAGCCCAGGAATATCTGCACTCACAAGAAGGCTTTCCTTTGCTCTCATAACACCATTTGTCTGTCATCATAAAGTGTAGATTTAAAGATCcgcatggggctagagagatagttcagccaTCAAGagtgctcttgcagaaaacctgagtttgattcccagctcccacatggtggtTCGTAACCATATGTAACGCCAGtgccagagaatctgatgccttttttttgtctccttgggtaccaggcatacatgtggtgcatagacatatatgtaggcaaaacattaaATGTTTGCCTGGGAGAAAGGAGCTTTGAGAATTGTTCCTCTTATCTTGTATCTTTAAGTTAGAAAGTATGAACAAACACTGCACacttaacctttttaaaaaggggTTACAAGccatatttattttcagttcaaACTACCCTTAAAGAAGTACAACCATTATCAGGCAGTTCCCGTACCCCTACATTTCAGTGGAGTAAAACAAGAAGGTTCATTTGAGGCAGCAAAACTGGGAGATATGTGGACAATTTAAACCTCACACTATAGCCAGTATCAGTAATCATCCATAATTAACAATAACCATCAAACATGTAACAGATCTGAACTTTGCCAATGCCTCATTCTagtttataaataacatttttgtattttcttatgtCCATGACTTTGTGTGATTCTGAGACTCCCCTTTCTGTAAGTTACATGAAAATTCAACCTGaatccttcatggcttctgtgcCATCCGTAAGGTAGGACGGACAAGTACCCATCAGCTCTGCCCATGGACATCTATGAGAACTCTAAAAGTCTGACAACACTCCAAAGGTAGATCTCAAGCATCTTAGGCAGTCTCACCAACTCCTGGGGTCCCACAAAGTCATGGTCAGCGGAAGTGGGACCACTGGCTGACTTGTGGCCGAGTTCCCTGCCCCTGGGTTCTTCTTAGACTTTGTTTGTCATTCTCGTTTGTCTCTGGGGTGACCTGCAACATGTCTTCCACTGTTTAAAGTCTGCATAAAgaacagacttttaaaatgtactaaaAACATGTTCTAAAACATCTCTTGCTTTGAAACGTCAGTATCTTACTGCGCCAAGGCAGAGACTTAAGAAAGCAAGACaagtattttggaaaaaaaaaaaagtcagtaacgACCACTCGgtcattatgtgtgtgtgaccTCCAACCCATGTGACAAAGCTGACAGGAAGCCCAGGTGAGAAAACCAGAGAGTTGGGTTATCATGCCAATGCAGTGATTCATGGCTGCTAATTGTACGGCCGGGACAAATCCAGATCTGTCTGAGAGAGAAGCGTGCACTGACATCTGGAACACTCGCTGAAGTCTGCAAGGATGTCATTTAATTTCTTAGGGAGGTGATAGGGTGGACTCTTTCAGTTGACCCATAAGTGTTATATCAAGGTTGTGTATGTGAGAGCTTTCTCTTTAGACCCAGGCTCGTGTATCccaggtgggccttgaattccccatataactgaggatgaccttgaacttttgattatcctgcctctgcctcccaagtgttgagactgtaggcatgcaccactacgcccAGTTTATGTcattctgggaattaaacccagggctttctgctTGCTGTGCAAGTTCCCTACCAACAGAGCTATGCCCTCAGCTCCAGATTTGTACATGAAGCCATCAGGAGACTCCCTTCAATTCTCAATATGATCAATGAGTTCAGAAAAGACAGCCTCCCCAAATGAACCAGACACTCGGGTCAAGTcacctgtcttctgtcttctgatcGATGTCTTTTCTTCTGGAAACAGACCTTGCTTGATGATGCCACCGAGCTATGGGGAATCCGAGTGGCCCGGGTGGAAATCAAAGATGTCCGGATTCCTGTGCAGCTGCAGAGGTCCATGGCGGCTGAGGCCGAGGCTACCCGGGAAGCCAGAGCCAAGGTAAGAGAGGCTGTTAGCGTGGAGGCGAGCAAGAATGGAACCGAAGGAAGACTAGAATACCAATCACTGTTCCAAAAGAGATTCCGCGCACAGATTTCTCTTTCCTGAGAAATTCCCTAAGAGACAGCGAGCAGCTCCCATACCCTGAGGAAGCTTGGTAGTAGGTTAAGACTCTGTTGGCTGCATGTGGAGCCATGAGCAACTTGGGGACGAACTGTGACCACTGTTGTTCTGGAGAAAGCATTTTAGATCCCGTGAGGCAAAGCCCAGAGCCATTTGGgaaccaccatcatcattacaaCTGACTTTTCAGAAATGGCCAACCTGCTGCCAATGTCTTAGGCATTGTTATTTGAGTGTGATAACTTGCTGAATTTAAAAGAATGACTAAATACAAGGCGGATTGGGGTTTGAACATGTGAAACTCAAATTGTCTCTGAATGTTCTAGAATCGGCTGTCACCTTAGCTTCTGTGTAGATTGACTGAAATGTGAGAGACTGGAAATCTTGAGGTATTACTCATAGGAAACCCTCATAGGACTGAGGAAGCTTGCTCTCTGCCCATTCCTTAGTCCTATCTTCTTTGTCTACTGAGTACCAGCAGCGGTTGAGGGGGACTCCTGTGGCCCATGGAAAGCAAGCGCCCACAGATGGATCAGTTGAACCCTGGCTGGAGTTCCTCTTAGGTTATCTCAGGATTTAAAAGCACAGTCAATAGAGACAGTCTCAATGAAGGGTTACTGGGCTGGGGCTTTTGTTACTGCTATGATCAAAGTCCGAGAGAACAGAAACAATTCTAGCAACGATTCTAAGAACGATGCTAACTCAGcaacaggatggaaggagagtccgagagatggctcagcagggaaacaCACTTGCCCTACAAACCTGACCAGCCAGGATAGAGTCCTGTCATCCACAGGACGAGAGAGCTGATTCCTGAACATTCCTctcagacctccacacacatgctgtggtgtgcctgcaccacacacacacacacacacacacacacacacacacacacacacacacaacaacaacaataacaatgtttaattaaataaaaacatgtcaCATGTCATcttgcaaaaacaacaacaacccccccaaaacaaacaacaacaacaacaacaacaacaacaacaaagccagtTCAAGGAGTCTTTGAATTTTGGATTCCtcccaaaatgaataaaaacagatAGTGAAAACCCAAAGAGCCTCAAGTACATTCTCAGGTTAGATGGTCATGTCTTCATTCGCTCAAATGACTCCGCATTTCTCTGTTTGAAAATCAAATTCGGTGACTAATAATTTGCAAAATATTTATCTCTAGTGTCCTGGTCTACTTCTCTGTGGGCATGATAAAGTCCACAACCAGAACCGAcctgagaccatggaggaatgctgcttactggctcgttcctcatggcttgctcaggttgctttcttatacagctcaggacCATCCGCCCAGTAACAGCACTGCCCACAGAGGGCTGGGCCCGCCTATGTCAACATTAatctaagaaaatgccccacagacttgcccacaggcaaCTGAATGGAGGCAATccctcaattaaggttccctcgaGGGGAcaaccaaaccacaccaaactaaaccaaaccaaacaatcaGCACAGCTAACCGGCGCAGTCACTCGCTTTGGGAAACGTTTTGAATTTTCTCCAGTCCTCTAGGATGTGAAAAATATTGTCTTTGCCAAGAACGTGAGCAGGGACAAACACAGGTGACAAAGTGGGGACACAAGCCCAGAAAAAGGAAGCTGCAGATACTGTGCAGTCGTCAACTCTTGCTTCTCTCGCGTTAGGTCCTTGCAGCAGAGGGAGAAATGAACGCTTCTAAGTCTCTGAAGTCGGCTTCCATGGTGCTGGCCGAGTCCCCCGTAGCCCTCCAGCTTCGGTACCTGCAGACCTTGACCACGGTGGCCACGGAGAAGAATTCCACCATTGTGTTTCCCCTGCCTATGAACATACTCGAGGGCATTGGTGGCATCAGCTATGGCAACAATAAGAAAGTCACTGCTAAAGCCTGACGTCTTCCAAGTAACCGCCTGCTGCTTAGAAAGGCCTTTCTGTACCATGGAGAAGTCAGCCAGTAGAGACgaacgcacgcacgcacgcacgcacgcacgcacgcacgcacgcacgcaccatGCAAGTTAAGGTAACGCCACAGCTAGCAGAATTCCCAGAGAGACATAGAAgctacacaaacaaaaacaaaatcgaGAACCATgcactactttttattttaaaggcataACCAATATCCAATATTCATATATAACTAGTTAGTGGTTGTCCCTGACTATCAGCAGAGAATCtctggggagcaggggcggggaggcgGAGACTCTAGGTGACTGATAAGAACTTTAGAATTTAAGCTGTGTTGGAGAAGGACCCTAGGTCATTTGTAAAGAAAAGCAGATCCCACATTTACGATATGCATTTGATTTACTGTTCCAATAAAATGACTTGCTTTAGTTCAAGTAAGAAAACGACTCAAGGCTGAAAATGAGGACGGATTTGGATGTAGAAAATCAAAAAACAGCTGCAGCACAACAGCAACACAGGGCAAAGG of Mus pahari chromosome 4, PAHARI_EIJ_v1.1, whole genome shotgun sequence contains these proteins:
- the Stoml3 gene encoding stomatin-like protein 3, producing MDSPEKLEKNNLVGTNKSQLGVCGWILVFLSFLLMLVTFPISIWMCLKIIKEYERAVVFRLGRIQADKAKGPGLILVLPCIDVFVKVDLRTVTCNIPPQEILTRDSVTTQVDGVVYYRIYSAVSAVANVNDVHQATFLLAQTTLRNVLGTQTLSQILSGREEIAHSIQTLLDDATELWGIRVARVEIKDVRIPVQLQRSMAAEAEATREARAKVLAAEGEMNASKSLKSASMVLAESPVALQLRYLQTLTTVATEKNSTIVFPLPMNILEGIGGISYGNNKKVTAKA